In Rouxiella sp. WC2420, the following proteins share a genomic window:
- a CDS encoding transcriptional repressor: protein MFELPQSSRRSPSSEQWVLDVFKNHPGQHLAASDIYRLLKKQRKILSEATIYRAINKLEIMKSIYCRPSTSRERMFEYISPDAKNHVFCIGCSTSFPLDSDKVAQLLPVLVPDSTALACGHELVIYVNCHGDDCSAKRKTRS, encoded by the coding sequence ATGTTTGAACTACCACAATCCTCTCGTCGATCACCAAGCAGCGAACAATGGGTCCTTGATGTATTCAAAAATCATCCGGGTCAGCATCTTGCAGCCAGTGATATTTATCGACTGCTAAAAAAGCAAAGAAAAATCCTCTCTGAAGCCACTATCTACCGTGCGATCAATAAGCTGGAAATAATGAAATCCATTTATTGCCGCCCATCTACCTCTCGTGAACGCATGTTTGAATACATCAGCCCAGATGCAAAAAATCATGTCTTCTGCATTGGCTGTTCCACTTCATTCCCGCTCGATAGCGACAAGGTTGCACAACTTCTGCCCGTGTTGGTTCCCGATAGCACTGCTCTTGCGTGTGGCCATGAACTTGTCATCTATGTAAATTGTCACGGCGACGACTGTTCGGCAAAAAGAAAGACTCGCAGCTAA